The proteins below are encoded in one region of Thermosulfurimonas marina:
- the secD gene encoding protein translocase subunit SecD produces MPRALKLKIALVVLLTVFSVILVLPSFYSGLPAWFKRYVYGARLKLGLDLQGGMHVVLKVDVDKAIRNALNASVQDLREALGKRGLRVVLQETPQGFVLKFASVKDLVRARDLIEREYPELKLSAQDEASKTLTVTLAPDRVRFIREHAVEQSLEVIRNRVDQFGVTEPVIVRQGKDQIVVELPGVKDPQRALKLIGQTAQLEFKLVDEEAMRKLDFYYRLIDKALAEGRLKPDYTREDLNRLLRPYLPPGDEVYFWVTRDRETGRTIKRLIILKRRALLTGDMVKTAHVRIGGPYNEPYVSLTLNSRGARIFERVTAENVGRRLAIVLDNVVRSAPVIRERIPGGQAQITGGFTYEEASDLAIVLRAGALPAPVKVIQNITVGPTLGRDSIRRGLMASLIGGAAVLLFMIIYYRFSGLVADVALILNVLYLLAVLSLFRATLTLPGIAGIILTMGMGVDSNVLIFERMREELLLGRPPRGAINAGYDRAFWTIVDAHVTTLITALALFLFGTGPIKGFAVTLSAGIVINLFTAIFGTRLVYDALISRGRVPSLNFLQIVGQPNLDFMGVRRFCFALSGVLVLLGLVAFVQISRGAANLGVDFAGGLLAYYKAEKPFKLDEVRQALSEAGLKVQLQDVKGQNLLLVRVRKKSETVGATEKTISQILSSKFPQAGFKLVGKEEIGSAISRELKRKAIVAILISLAGFILYLAFRFKLSFGVAAAAATFHDVLAVLGIFYLLNREISLLLVTALLTLAGYSLTDTVVIFDRIRENIRKLGERTPFHGIINRSVNEMLARTIITSLTTLLAILAILLFGGVVLRDFALALFLGVIVGTYSSVFVASPIVYAWHKGKTPKLGE; encoded by the coding sequence TCTGGTGCTTCCTTCCTTTTATTCCGGTCTTCCGGCCTGGTTCAAACGCTATGTCTACGGGGCTCGGCTCAAGCTAGGACTTGACCTTCAGGGCGGGATGCATGTGGTCCTTAAGGTGGATGTGGACAAGGCCATCCGCAACGCCCTCAACGCCTCGGTCCAGGATCTGCGGGAGGCCTTAGGAAAGCGGGGCCTTCGCGTGGTCCTGCAGGAGACTCCCCAGGGCTTTGTCCTGAAATTCGCCTCGGTCAAGGATCTGGTTCGGGCCCGGGACCTTATTGAACGGGAATATCCGGAACTCAAGCTTTCCGCCCAGGATGAAGCCTCCAAGACCCTTACCGTGACCCTGGCCCCGGACCGGGTGCGTTTCATCCGCGAACATGCGGTGGAGCAGAGTCTGGAGGTCATCCGTAACCGGGTGGACCAGTTCGGAGTCACCGAACCGGTAATTGTGCGCCAGGGCAAGGACCAGATCGTGGTGGAGTTGCCAGGGGTAAAGGATCCTCAAAGGGCCCTCAAACTCATCGGTCAGACCGCCCAACTGGAGTTCAAGCTGGTGGACGAAGAGGCCATGCGCAAGCTGGATTTTTATTATCGGCTGATCGACAAGGCCCTGGCCGAGGGGCGCCTCAAGCCCGACTACACCCGGGAAGACCTCAACCGGCTCCTCCGTCCCTATCTTCCTCCCGGAGACGAGGTCTATTTCTGGGTGACTCGTGACCGAGAGACGGGACGGACCATAAAACGCCTTATTATCCTCAAAAGACGAGCCCTTCTTACCGGAGATATGGTCAAGACCGCTCATGTACGCATTGGAGGGCCTTACAACGAGCCTTATGTCTCCCTGACCTTGAATTCCAGGGGGGCTCGGATCTTTGAGCGGGTAACCGCGGAGAACGTGGGACGGCGGTTGGCCATCGTGTTGGATAACGTGGTGCGTTCGGCTCCGGTAATTCGGGAACGCATCCCGGGCGGTCAGGCCCAGATTACCGGAGGCTTTACTTACGAGGAGGCCTCGGACCTGGCCATCGTCCTGCGGGCCGGAGCCCTTCCCGCCCCGGTGAAGGTTATCCAGAATATCACCGTGGGGCCCACCTTGGGCCGGGATTCCATCCGGCGGGGCCTGATGGCCAGCCTCATCGGCGGGGCGGCGGTTCTCCTTTTCATGATCATCTATTACCGATTTTCGGGACTGGTGGCGGACGTAGCCCTCATCCTCAACGTGCTCTACCTCCTTGCGGTCCTGAGCCTCTTTCGGGCCACCCTTACCCTCCCGGGCATTGCCGGAATTATCCTCACCATGGGCATGGGCGTGGACTCCAATGTCCTCATCTTCGAACGTATGCGTGAGGAACTCCTCCTGGGACGTCCCCCGCGGGGGGCTATCAATGCCGGCTACGATCGGGCCTTCTGGACCATTGTGGACGCCCACGTAACCACCCTCATTACGGCCCTGGCCCTCTTTCTTTTCGGAACCGGGCCCATCAAGGGTTTTGCCGTAACCCTTTCGGCCGGTATCGTAATCAATCTCTTTACCGCCATCTTTGGCACCCGCCTGGTCTACGATGCCCTTATCAGCCGGGGACGGGTGCCCTCCCTCAACTTCCTCCAGATCGTGGGCCAGCCTAACCTCGATTTCATGGGGGTGCGGCGCTTTTGCTTTGCTCTTTCCGGGGTGTTGGTGCTACTGGGGCTGGTAGCCTTCGTCCAGATCTCCAGGGGCGCGGCCAACCTGGGGGTGGATTTCGCCGGAGGGCTTTTGGCCTACTATAAGGCCGAAAAACCCTTCAAGCTGGACGAAGTGCGCCAGGCCCTTTCCGAGGCCGGCCTCAAGGTCCAGCTCCAGGACGTCAAAGGACAAAATCTCCTCCTGGTGCGGGTCCGGAAGAAGTCCGAAACCGTAGGGGCCACGGAGAAGACCATTTCCCAGATCCTTTCTTCCAAATTCCCTCAGGCCGGTTTCAAACTGGTGGGCAAGGAGGAAATCGGGTCCGCCATCAGCCGGGAACTCAAACGCAAGGCCATAGTCGCCATCCTGATCTCTCTGGCCGGTTTCATCCTCTATCTGGCCTTCCGCTTCAAGCTCAGCTTCGGGGTAGCCGCAGCTGCGGCCACCTTTCACGATGTGCTGGCGGTGCTGGGAATCTTTTATCTTCTGAACCGGGAGATCTCCCTCCTTCTGGTGACCGCGCTCCTTACGCTAGCGGGATACTCCCTCACCGATACCGTGGTTATCTTCGACCGCATCCGGGAAAACATCCGCAAACTCGGCGAAAGAACGCCTTTTCATGGAATCATCAATCGTAGTGTAAACGAGATGCTGGCCCGGACCATTATCACCAGCCTGACCACCCTCCTGGCCATTCTGGCCATTCTCCTTTTCGGAGGGGTGGTCCTGAGGGACTTTGCCCTGGCCCTTTTCCTGGGGGTGATCGTAGGGACTTACAGTTCGGTTTTTGTGGCCAGCCCCATTGTCTACGCCTGGCACAAGGGCAAAACCCCCAAGCTGGGAGAGTAG
- a CDS encoding Lon protease family protein: MAERRELSPQELRLTVRPEELGVKSSEDLLTEEPAPIMAQERAISALSLGLRLEDPDVHIYVAGEVEQGVTYLTRVLTEEEARRRPRPSDWCYVYNFEDPDRPLPLELPAGRGREFKKDMENLIRILRERLPEAFEDERYVQKKEAILKEFNKQRAQIFEALEQKVKAEGFILNVEPMGMMIIPAKPDGTPMTPQDVQNLPEEEKERLKAKSRELQQEMNATVRQIQKLEKDLHEALKNLDREVASQVIETHLQDLRHKYAAYTPVVEYLEAVARDILEHLDEFRQAQAGPQPPFSMPMPPREPIFLRYEVNLFVDHSETQGAPVVFESNPTYPRLFGAIERKAQFGALLTDFTMLRAGSLHRANDGFLIVRALDLLRNFYCWETLKRIIKSRKIFLEDLGEQLGLFTTKTLRPKPIPFRAKVILIGDLFLYHLLYTYDEGFRELFKIKAPLEEWVDRTEERTREFLRTVALMVKRKGLLPVSADGLAWLVEYSCELAGRKDKLTLKLPEIFDTLREADFWARQAGSLYITAEHLEKAKEERRRRLSLLEDRIQEFILKDLIRIRTTGEEVGSINGLSVYDLGDYRFGRPTRITVNVSLGKEGVINIEREAELSGKIHTKGVMILSGFLRERFVQDKPLTLSATLCFEQSYGMVEGDSASSAELFALLSALSGVPIKQGIAVTGSVSQKGEIQPVGGVNEKIEGFFRVCAERGLTGQQGVIIPEANVDDLMLPKEVVEAVEKDLFHIWPIRRVEEGIEILTGRPAGEPGPDGRYPEGTVFYLVDQRLRELAERAREFAKEKEKS, encoded by the coding sequence ATGGCCGAAAGAAGGGAACTTTCTCCGCAGGAGTTACGGCTTACGGTACGTCCGGAAGAACTGGGGGTAAAGTCTTCGGAGGATCTATTGACCGAGGAACCGGCCCCCATCATGGCCCAGGAGCGGGCTATTTCGGCCCTTTCTCTGGGGCTGCGTCTGGAAGACCCCGATGTGCATATCTATGTGGCTGGAGAGGTGGAACAGGGGGTGACCTATCTCACCCGGGTCCTTACCGAGGAGGAGGCCCGACGCCGGCCCCGGCCTTCGGACTGGTGCTATGTCTACAATTTTGAGGACCCGGATCGGCCCCTTCCCCTGGAGCTTCCTGCAGGCCGGGGGCGGGAATTCAAGAAGGATATGGAAAATCTCATTCGGATCCTGCGGGAGCGCCTGCCCGAGGCCTTTGAGGATGAACGTTACGTCCAGAAAAAAGAGGCCATCCTCAAAGAATTCAATAAACAGCGGGCCCAGATCTTTGAGGCCCTAGAGCAGAAGGTCAAGGCCGAGGGATTCATCCTCAATGTGGAGCCCATGGGAATGATGATCATCCCGGCCAAACCCGACGGCACCCCCATGACTCCGCAGGACGTCCAAAACCTCCCCGAGGAGGAGAAGGAACGCCTCAAGGCCAAGAGCCGGGAGCTCCAGCAGGAGATGAACGCTACCGTGCGGCAGATTCAAAAGCTGGAGAAGGATCTCCATGAGGCCCTGAAAAATCTCGACCGGGAAGTGGCCTCCCAGGTCATTGAGACCCATCTCCAGGACCTCCGGCACAAGTACGCGGCCTATACTCCGGTGGTGGAGTATCTGGAGGCCGTGGCCCGGGACATCCTGGAACACCTAGACGAATTTCGTCAGGCCCAGGCCGGACCTCAGCCTCCCTTCTCCATGCCCATGCCCCCGCGGGAGCCCATCTTCCTGCGCTACGAGGTCAACCTCTTTGTGGATCATTCCGAGACCCAGGGGGCCCCGGTGGTCTTCGAGTCCAATCCCACCTATCCCCGGCTTTTCGGGGCCATTGAGCGTAAGGCCCAGTTTGGGGCCCTTCTTACCGATTTCACCATGCTTCGGGCCGGAAGTCTTCACCGGGCCAATGACGGATTTCTTATTGTCCGAGCCCTGGACCTCTTGCGAAACTTTTACTGTTGGGAAACTCTCAAGCGCATCATCAAGAGCCGCAAGATCTTCCTGGAGGATCTCGGGGAACAGTTGGGGCTCTTTACCACCAAGACTCTGCGTCCCAAACCCATCCCTTTTCGAGCCAAGGTCATTCTCATCGGAGATCTCTTTCTCTATCACCTCCTTTACACCTATGACGAGGGTTTTCGGGAACTTTTCAAGATTAAGGCCCCGCTTGAGGAGTGGGTGGATCGCACCGAGGAACGCACCCGGGAATTTCTACGTACGGTGGCCCTTATGGTCAAACGCAAAGGGCTTCTTCCGGTCTCGGCCGACGGACTGGCCTGGCTGGTAGAGTATTCCTGCGAGCTTGCGGGCCGCAAGGACAAACTTACCCTTAAACTTCCGGAGATCTTTGATACCCTCCGGGAGGCAGACTTCTGGGCCCGGCAAGCTGGCTCCCTCTATATCACCGCCGAACACCTGGAAAAGGCCAAGGAAGAAAGACGGCGTCGGCTCTCCCTTCTCGAGGACCGCATCCAGGAGTTCATTCTTAAGGATCTCATCCGGATCCGGACCACGGGAGAGGAGGTGGGAAGCATTAACGGTCTTTCCGTTTACGATCTGGGGGATTACCGCTTCGGCCGCCCCACGCGCATCACGGTCAATGTCTCTCTGGGCAAGGAAGGGGTGATCAATATCGAAAGAGAGGCCGAACTTTCGGGAAAGATCCACACCAAGGGCGTGATGATTCTTTCGGGTTTTCTCCGGGAACGCTTCGTGCAGGACAAACCCCTTACCCTTTCGGCCACCCTGTGTTTCGAGCAGAGCTACGGCATGGTGGAGGGGGATTCGGCCTCCAGTGCGGAACTCTTTGCTCTTCTTTCGGCCCTCTCCGGGGTACCCATCAAACAGGGCATTGCGGTTACCGGTTCCGTAAGTCAGAAAGGGGAGATCCAGCCGGTGGGGGGAGTGAACGAAAAGATCGAGGGCTTTTTCCGGGTCTGTGCCGAGCGGGGGCTCACCGGGCAGCAGGGGGTTATCATCCCCGAGGCCAACGTAGACGACCTCATGTTACCGAAAGAAGTGGTGGAGGCCGTGGAAAAGGACCTCTTTCACATCTGGCCCATCCGCCGGGTGGAAGAAGGAATAGAGATCCTTACCGGAAGGCCCGCCGGGGAGCCCGGCCCGGACGGCCGCTACCCGGAGGGTACGGTCTTTTATCTGGTGGACCAGCGCCTGCGGGAGCTGGCCGAACGGGCCCGGGAATTTGCCAAGGAAAAGGAAAAAAGCTAG
- a CDS encoding RiPP maturation radical SAM C-methyltransferase has protein sequence MKVALIALPWPLFNRPAIQLGVLKGYLRRISGIEVRTFYPYLQVAYHLGYEVYHALCDSSWLCEALGAGLLFPEKQKEAERLFRRLARKEGLSLNYNEGLGLLEETLREYLLAIPWKEYQVVGFSVCLNQLTLSLWAARLLKEYFPHLRIVLGGALCAGNLGRSLLENFEFLDFVIQGEGERPLARLLAALSAGRSPEGPGIFLRRGGKVVGEGQEELSPEEIPSPVYDDYFAELQNLPPEARFFPVIPLEASRGCWWGKCHFCNLNLQWCGYRLRPLAAVLSDIRRHARAGLLDLAFMDNCLDRRQALTLFEELAKDGRDYRIFAELRAIYTAEEYRRMRRGGLYWVQIGVEALSTSLLKRLGKGTTAIDNVAAMRHCEEAGLELSANLICHFPGSTPEEVEETLRNLDYVFPFRPLTTVSFWLGYGSPVAQRPQDFGLRRIYPHPYYRYLFPSEILKSLRVLALGYEGDRRRQLALWRPVVEKVRAWKKTWEELRARHGPLLTYREGGDFLLLRQVLPQGRVLHHRLRGPSREIYLFLTEPRPFEALQSRFSHLPAERLRSFLEDLERKRLLFREGDRFLALAVRHP, from the coding sequence ATGAAAGTAGCCCTCATCGCCCTTCCCTGGCCACTTTTTAACCGCCCGGCCATCCAGCTGGGGGTCCTCAAGGGCTATCTCCGCAGGATTTCTGGGATCGAGGTCCGCACCTTCTATCCTTACCTGCAGGTAGCCTATCACCTGGGCTACGAGGTCTATCACGCACTCTGTGACTCCTCCTGGCTCTGTGAAGCCCTGGGGGCAGGGCTTCTCTTTCCTGAAAAGCAAAAGGAGGCCGAAAGACTCTTCAGACGCCTGGCCCGGAAGGAGGGCCTTTCCCTAAACTATAACGAGGGTCTTGGCCTTCTTGAAGAAACCCTTAGGGAATACCTCCTGGCTATCCCCTGGAAGGAATATCAAGTAGTGGGTTTTTCCGTCTGTCTCAACCAGCTTACCCTTTCTCTCTGGGCGGCCCGTCTTCTCAAGGAATACTTTCCCCATCTGAGGATCGTCCTGGGAGGGGCCCTTTGTGCGGGGAACCTGGGCCGTTCTCTCCTCGAAAACTTCGAATTTCTGGATTTTGTGATCCAGGGGGAAGGAGAAAGGCCCCTGGCCCGTCTTCTGGCCGCCCTTTCTGCGGGACGCTCCCCGGAAGGACCGGGGATCTTCCTGCGCCGGGGGGGAAAGGTGGTGGGGGAAGGTCAGGAAGAACTTTCCCCGGAGGAGATCCCCTCTCCCGTTTACGATGACTATTTTGCGGAACTGCAGAATCTTCCTCCGGAGGCCCGATTTTTCCCGGTGATCCCTCTTGAGGCCTCCCGGGGGTGCTGGTGGGGAAAGTGCCACTTCTGCAATCTGAATCTTCAGTGGTGCGGCTACCGCCTGCGTCCCCTGGCGGCGGTCCTTTCCGATATTCGGCGGCACGCCCGGGCCGGGCTCCTGGATCTGGCCTTTATGGACAACTGTCTGGACCGTCGTCAGGCTCTGACCCTCTTTGAAGAGCTGGCCAAAGACGGACGAGATTACCGCATCTTTGCCGAATTGCGGGCCATATACACCGCCGAGGAATACCGACGTATGCGCCGTGGGGGCCTTTATTGGGTACAGATCGGGGTGGAGGCCCTTTCCACCAGCCTCCTCAAGCGCTTAGGCAAGGGCACCACGGCCATAGACAATGTGGCGGCCATGAGACACTGCGAAGAAGCCGGCCTGGAGCTTTCGGCCAATCTCATCTGCCACTTTCCGGGTTCTACCCCCGAAGAGGTGGAAGAGACCCTGAGAAATCTGGACTATGTCTTTCCCTTCCGCCCCCTCACCACGGTCTCCTTCTGGCTAGGCTACGGAAGTCCGGTAGCCCAAAGGCCCCAGGATTTTGGACTACGTCGGATCTATCCCCACCCATACTACCGGTATCTCTTTCCTTCGGAGATCCTGAAAAGTCTCCGGGTGCTGGCCCTGGGTTATGAGGGAGATCGGCGCCGGCAACTGGCCCTCTGGCGTCCGGTGGTCGAGAAGGTCCGGGCCTGGAAGAAGACCTGGGAAGAATTGCGGGCCAGGCACGGGCCCCTTCTCACCTACCGGGAGGGAGGGGATTTCCTCCTCCTGCGCCAGGTCCTTCCCCAGGGACGCGTTCTGCACCATCGCCTGCGCGGCCCCTCCCGAGAGATCTATCTTTTCCTCACCGAACCCCGCCCTTTCGAGGCCCTACAAAGTCGCTTCTCCCACCTTCCAGCCGAAAGACTCCGGTCCTTTCTGGAAGACCTGGAAAGAAAGCGGCTCCTTTTTCGGGAAGGAGACCGCTTTTTGGCCTTGGCCGTACGACACCCTTAA
- the paaI gene encoding hydroxyphenylacetyl-CoA thioesterase PaaI has product MSEKEALRIAEFMRQHDQVAVWLGVEILEVRPGYARLAMTVREDMLNAAGVCQGGVTFSLADFAFAVAANSHGRVALAVSAQIYYPSAARLGDRLVAEAREINLTEKAGIYEVEVRREEGPLVAFFTGQVVRRPDSFPLP; this is encoded by the coding sequence ATGTCCGAAAAAGAGGCTTTGAGGATTGCGGAGTTTATGCGCCAGCACGATCAGGTAGCCGTCTGGCTGGGGGTGGAGATCCTGGAGGTCCGGCCGGGGTATGCCCGCCTGGCCATGACCGTGCGGGAGGATATGCTGAACGCCGCCGGAGTGTGTCAGGGAGGGGTGACCTTTTCTCTGGCCGATTTTGCCTTCGCTGTGGCCGCAAACAGCCACGGGCGTGTGGCCCTGGCGGTTTCGGCTCAGATCTATTATCCGTCTGCGGCTCGACTTGGCGATCGGCTGGTGGCCGAAGCCCGGGAGATCAATCTTACCGAAAAGGCCGGTATCTATGAAGTGGAGGTCCGGCGGGAGGAGGGTCCCCTGGTGGCCTTCTTCACCGGGCAGGTGGTCCGGAGGCCGGATTCCTTCCCCCTTCCTTAA
- a CDS encoding 3-deoxy-D-manno-octulosonic acid transferase: MNRVIFSLLCLASFLGELRSRRRRLFWKKTGRGLPRGGPSSVWFHTLSVGEVSGAGALALAVKEQFPHLRVVLTVATSAGYEAARERLGGRLEVYPGPLLCSRVLERYFQALSPRLFVLVESDLWPNFLYYLRDKGVPLLLVNAALSERSRRRLARLPRLARWLYRPFRVLAAASPEDQARLSSLLPEASVLYLGNLKYDFPPPRAEEVEGLRQELSPYLRPPTVVAGSTHPGEEILLLEAFRLLGRGTLILCPRHPERAEELLALARAAGFSAARRSRPFPAPVIVVDTLGELRALYGLAEVALVGGTLVPVGGHNLLEPAALGVPLVFGPYVESVASVARELVASGGGLPAPPEPAALARALEKALSERQSRGEAARAVYQTHQGAVERYLRLFAQFL, translated from the coding sequence GTGAATAGGGTCATCTTTTCTCTTTTATGTCTGGCCAGTTTTTTGGGGGAGCTTCGCTCCCGGAGGCGGAGGCTTTTCTGGAAAAAGACCGGGCGAGGGCTTCCTCGAGGAGGGCCTTCCTCCGTATGGTTCCATACCCTTTCGGTGGGAGAGGTGTCCGGAGCCGGGGCCCTGGCCCTGGCGGTCAAGGAACAGTTCCCCCACTTGCGGGTAGTGCTTACCGTGGCTACTTCTGCGGGCTACGAGGCGGCCCGGGAGCGGTTGGGAGGACGCCTGGAGGTCTATCCCGGGCCTCTTCTCTGTTCGCGGGTCCTTGAGCGTTATTTTCAGGCCCTCTCTCCTCGACTTTTCGTGCTGGTGGAAAGCGACCTCTGGCCCAACTTTCTTTACTATCTAAGGGACAAGGGGGTGCCCCTTCTCTTGGTCAACGCCGCCCTTTCGGAGCGCTCCCGCCGGCGTCTGGCGCGCCTGCCGCGTCTGGCTCGCTGGCTTTACCGGCCTTTCAGGGTTCTGGCCGCGGCCAGCCCTGAGGACCAGGCTCGCCTGAGCAGTCTCCTTCCGGAGGCCTCTGTTCTTTACCTGGGAAACCTAAAATACGATTTTCCGCCCCCGAGGGCGGAGGAGGTGGAGGGCCTGAGGCAGGAACTTTCCCCTTATCTCCGCCCTCCAACAGTAGTGGCCGGCTCCACCCATCCCGGGGAAGAGATCCTTCTTCTTGAGGCCTTTCGCCTTTTAGGCCGGGGCACTCTTATCCTCTGTCCTCGGCATCCCGAAAGGGCCGAAGAGCTCTTGGCCCTGGCCCGGGCCGCCGGGTTTTCGGCGGCCCGGCGTTCTCGTCCCTTTCCGGCCCCGGTTATAGTGGTGGATACTTTGGGAGAGTTGCGGGCCCTTTACGGCTTGGCCGAGGTGGCTTTAGTGGGGGGGACCCTGGTTCCGGTGGGCGGACACAACCTCCTTGAGCCTGCAGCCTTAGGGGTTCCGTTGGTCTTCGGGCCCTATGTAGAGAGTGTGGCCTCGGTGGCTCGGGAGCTTGTGGCCTCCGGGGGCGGTCTTCCGGCCCCTCCAGAACCTGCAGCCCTGGCCCGGGCCCTAGAGAAGGCGCTTTCCGAAAGACAGTCCCGGGGAGAGGCCGCCCGAGCGGTCTATCAAACCCATCAGGGAGCCGTAGAACGTTACCTGAGACTCTTTGCCCAATTTTTGTAA